Proteins co-encoded in one Saccharomyces cerevisiae S288C chromosome II, complete sequence genomic window:
- the DAD3 gene encoding Dad3p (Essential subunit of the Dam1 complex (aka DASH complex); complex couples kinetochores to the force produced by MT depolymerization thereby aiding in chromosome segregation; is transferred to the kinetochore prior to mitosis) encodes MEHNLSPLQQEVLDKYKQLSLDLKALDETIKELNYSQHRQQHSQQETVSPDEILQEMRDIEVKIGLVGTLLKGSVYSLILQRKQEQESLGSNSK; translated from the coding sequence ATGGAACACAATCTTTCACCTTTACAGCAAGAAGTATTGGACAAATACAAACAGCTTTCTTTAGATCTAAAAGCTCTGGATGAAACTATAAAAGAACTAAACTATTCGCAACACAGGCAACAGCATTCACAGCAAGAAACTGTATCGCCAGATGAGATACTACAGGAGATGAGGGACATAGAGGTCAAAATTGGTTTAGTTGGGACACTGCTAAAAGGTAGCGTGTACTCGCTTATCTTGCAAAGAAAGCAAGAACAGGAGTCTTTGGGTAGCAATTCTAAATAA
- the OM14 gene encoding Om14p (Mitochondrial outer membrane receptor for cytosolic ribosomes; integral protein of the outer membrane that interacts with the nascent chain-associated complex (NAC) bound to ribosomes, contributing to co-translational mitochondrial import; interacts with porin (Por1p) and Om45p; abundance is decreased in cells grown in glucose relative to other carbon sources), translated as MSATAKHDSNASPNSDSEDGHHHNNKKECAIEYLKARLNSASAVACGYLQAFVSKTQDFAKVCFLELQNPVVLVNLLLHSSVVCYLCNGYANHNARFLKGKPNSTVLATTAGALGLLTLDGIISKKYYSRYDKK; from the exons ATGTCTGCAAC TGCTAAACACGACAGTAACGCTAGCCCAAATTCTGACTCTGAAGACGGTCACCACCACAACAATAAGAAGGAATGCGCTATCGAATATCTGAAGGCACGGTTAAATAGTGCATCAGCAGTCGCTTGCGGCTACCTCCAAGCTTTTGTCAGTAAGACGCAAGACTTTGCCAAAGTATGCTTTTTAGAACTTCAGAATCCCGTTGTCTTGGTCAACTTGTTGCTGCATTCTTCAGTGGTATGTTATTTATGTAACGGGTATGCGAACCACAACGCCAGATTCTTGAAGGGGAAACCTAACTCTACAGTCTTAGCAACAACCGCCGGCGCTCTGGGTCTTTTGACGCTGGACGGtataatttcaaagaaatactACTCCAGATACGACaagaaataa
- the COQ21 gene encoding Coq21p (Mitochondrial hypothetical protein; YBR230W-A has a paralog, COQ8, that arose from the whole genome duplication) translates to MRNELYQLWCVASAARGVAKSSFVRANSAMCEYVRTSNVLSRWTRDRQWEAAKALSQRVKKEYAAN, encoded by the coding sequence ATGAGAAACGAATTATACCAGTTATGGTGTGTGGCGAGTGCAGCAAGAGGGGTAGCCAAGAGCTCATTCGTAAGGGCCAATTCGGCCATGTGTGAGTACGTGCGCACGTCCAACGTCTTGAGTCGCTGGACTCGGGACAGGCAATGGGAAGCAGCTAAGGCCCTATCACAACGGGTCAAGAAAGAGTATGCCGCCAATTAG
- the PBP2 gene encoding telomere maintenance protein PBP2 (RNA binding protein; has similarity to mammalian heterogeneous nuclear RNP K protein, involved in the regulation of telomere position effect and telomere length; relative distribution to the nucleus increases upon DNA replication stress): MSTETTKPSITTTPTTVLVSPNTLKRKKGEDTSEEQLEAEIKRVALKDADSHSDNDHDSPDNVPSDVHLRMLCLVKHASLIVGHKGATISRIKSETSARINISNNIRGVPERIVYVRGTCDDVAKAYGMIVRALLEEHGNEDNGEDIEISINLLIPHHLMGCIIGKRGSRLREIEDLSAAKLFASPNQLLLSNDRILTINGVPDAIHIATFYISQTLLNFQMESPQKNVKRSIYYQPTQFNSVLIDHSQPNTIFHQRNHQYHPSDKLLSYKPNKNLPISSTLLSMATPQYTTASVANATAFQPNFVIPNVTVLDGPVISPAPGNHLLMNFVQQEIFIDEKFVGNVIGKDGKHINSVKESTGCSIIIQDPVEGSSERRLTIRGTFMASQAAIMLISNKIEIDRSNAERKRRSPL, translated from the coding sequence ATGTCCACAGAGACTACAAAACCATCAATCACTACTACACCAACTACTGTACTCGTTTCTCCCAACACGctcaaaaggaaaaagggtGAAGACACCAGCGAGGAACAACTGGAAGCAGAAATCAAACGCGTGGCCCTGAAGGATGCAGACAGCCACTCTGACAACGACCACGATTCCCCCGACAATGTTCCCTCTGATGTACATTTACGAATGCTGTGCTTAGTCAAACACGCTTCACTGATAGTAGGACACAAGGGCGCCACTATATCTAGAATAAAATCCGAAACCTCTGCTAGAATAAACATATCAAATAATATCAGAGGTGTTCCTGAAAGAATTGTTTACGTGAGGGGTACTTGCGATGATGTAGCCAAGGCATACGGCATGATAGTAAGAGCGCTGCTTGAAGAACATGGTAACGAAGATAACGGGGAAGACATTGAGATTTCTATCAACCTATTGATCCCTCATCATCTTATGGGATGTATAATTGGCAAACGTGGGTCTCGGTTAAGAGAAATTGAGGATTTGAGTGCAGCAAAATTATTCGCGTCCCCGAATCAATTGCTGCTTTCTAACGATAGAATTTTAACCATTAACGGGGTTCCGGATGCTATCCATATTGCTACTTTCTACATTAGTCAAACATTGCTAAACTTTCAGATGGAATCTCCGCAGAAAAATGTGAAAAGGTCCATATACTATCAGCCAACTCAGTTTAACTCAGTATTAATAGACCATAGCCAACCGAACACCAttttccatcaaagaaacCACCAATATCATCCAAGCGATAAACTACTTTCATACAAACCcaacaaaaatttaccaATATCATCTACTTTGTTGAGTATGGCCACACCGCAGTATACTACTGCTAGCGTTGCAAACGCAACGGCCTTTCAACCGAACTTCGTTATCCCTAATGTGACAGTCTTAGACGGCCCTGTTATCAGTCCGGCACCCGGCAACCATTTATTAATGAACTTTGTACAACAAGAGATATTCATAGATGAGAAATTTGTCGGAAATGTCATTGGCAAAGATGGCAAGCACATAAATTCGGTCAAGGAATCCACAGGTTGTTCAATTATTATACAAGATCCTGTAGAAGGCTCTTCGGAGAGAAGACTTACCATAAGAGGTACGTTCATGGCGTCCCAAGCTGCTATTATGTTGATTAGcaataaaattgaaattgataGATCAAATGCTGAACGTAAAAGAAGGTCGCCCCTCTAA
- the SWC5 gene encoding Swc5p (Component of the SWR1 complex; complex exchanges histone variant H2AZ (Htz1p) for chromatin-bound histone H2A; protein abundance increases in response to DNA replication stress; relocalizes to the cytosol in response to hypoxia) — MPEVETKIIPNEKEDEDEDGYIEEEDEDFQPEKDKLGGGSDDSDASDGGDDYDDGVNRDKGRNKVDYSRIESESGGLIKTRRARQAEEEYAKTHKYESLTVESIPAKVNSIWEELQEASKNRLLSSSGKVGSVLDGSKEARSTTAAQQEDKILIERNYKFAGETVHEKKWVSRSSAEGQEYLNSLKFKQQAPAAPVQLEKAVRTKSNESRQHLRRPLKRPPLLEQIISGGLRPKLTTLEKSQLDWASYVDRAGLNDELVLHNKDGFLARQEFLQRVGSAEDERYKELRRQQLAQQLQQDSEAS, encoded by the coding sequence ATGCCAGAAGTAGAGACAAAGATTATACCAAACGAAAAGGAGGACGAGGACGAGGACGGCTACATAGAAGAGGAGGACGAGGACTTCCAGCctgaaaaagataaattaGGTGGTGGTAGCGACGATAGTGATGCCAGCGATGGCGGTGACGACTATGATGACGGTGTGAACAGAGATAAGGGTAGAAATAAAGTGGACTATTCGCGTATAGAGAGCGAGAGCGGCGGACTGATCAAGACTAGAAGAGCTCGGCAAGCTGAGGAAGAATATGCGAAAACACATAAGTATGAATCGTTAACTGTTGAATCGATCCCTGCAAAAGTAAACAGCATCTGGGAGGAGCTACAGGAAGCTAGTAAGAACCGTCTTTTGAGCAGTTCAGGGAAAGTCGGCTCTGTTCTCGACGGTTCCAAGGAGGCTAGGTCGACAACGGCCGCGCAACAGGAGGACAAAATCCTCATCGAAAGAAACTACAAGTTTGCTGGTGAAACTGTCCATGAGAAAAAATGGGTTTCACGCAGCAGTGCGGAGGGTCAAGAATATCTAAACAGTTTGAAATTTAAGCAGCAGGCGCCTGCTGCTCCTGTTCAACTGGAAAAAGCAGTTAGGACCAAGTCCAATGAAAGCCGGCAACACTTGCGACGGCCACTGAAAAGGCCTCCATTGTTGGAGCAGATCATTTCTGGCGGGCTACGACCCAAGCTAACGACATTAGAAAAATCTCAGCTGGACTGGGCTAGTTATGTAGACCGTGCTGGACTTAACGACGAATTGGTGCTGCACAACAAGGATGGGTTCTTGGCCCGGCAAGAATTTCTGCAGCGGGTCGGGTCTGCAGAGGACGAGAGATACAAAGAATTGCGCCGGCAACAACTTGCTCAGCAGTTGCAGCAGGATAGCGAAGCTTCATAG